A window of the Pseudomonas gozinkensis genome harbors these coding sequences:
- a CDS encoding RHS repeat-associated core domain-containing protein, with protein MSILMGEIVANLNAKQPDAQAIISDFKKCLKDYREHAEAWYGGILDAEQQFKVGDEVGTADKDSKKENTLYANCPANGKLKLVHSFESARFVPIGNTPVRLVPVENGKLYGKNEVGQPINVKIGPSGILEVTGLKPHQQYEITFFPNPTKAQIDSLFNSYQGVIGDLSGWLQTEWTTDFLPLWQAHTNASMAGRALQQLESAWKGFLKAIMGLWGDIKSLYDLVAHPRENYEKLKKFFTEEQIKKIYNASKEAIQTALLIASDEPLMWIYVAAIVAWVKMLPPQTCTEVLAELTTEVLLNILIGIVLTGGIGLAVRIGTKGLNAARNSGKVMSLIEDFTSMLMKISKKNATAHADTAKPLMLNGNSPLNQARKASVEIAPPKPAETATPPKKKPPVSGGAVETDAQIHARGKKENSTRAQQQEKVDNAPDQSKNPADQPAQCADKTCTNGEPVSMVTGEELLTLTDGILGGLLPIEWTRLYRSSAVEIDGRLGHGWSHSLSHRLQINDEGVLWTDNENRQTRFPVPTEQRPAITNSLAQAAIYLGSAPGELILTQAGAKPRFYHFRADRLTTVSDSYGNQVHISYDLVGRIQRIDNGAGRALLLRYDDRHIVAVDQQQQRSEYDERGERQDPWLTIQNLVTYRYNARNQLVSASNAAGETEHYRYNDQHVILERQLAGGASFFWEWEREGKLSRCVRHWANYSQLEARYEWDDKGTVTVHNADGSEQVYVHDENARLISETAADGAETQNAYDDQGRLVAVKDPMGAITEYQYSDAGRLMAVIPPEEEPTLYNYFDGQLIEVKRGKARWQYDRNQQGDITQQIDPQGNETRYNYDGQGRLLEIHHPDGSRHQLGWNNLGQLLEERLPDGGQRKYRYDALGRQITRQDEFGAITHYQWDAVDRLTQVTLPGGATRAFTYNPYGRVTAERDELGRITRYEYADNLHLVSRRINSDGSQLRYRYDNAGLLLTEIENERGEHYKLDYYANGLIQQETGFDGRRTAYEYDLNGQLLKKTEFGDDGSELITEYQRDAAGRLLVKTLADGEEIHYSYDALGRLVNVDDGHWPLAYEYDVQDRLITEHQGWGTTRYEYDSVGQLSHCRLPDGSTLDYRHLSGGRLSSIDLNGSRLTSHQFSAGREQQRQQGLLLSQYQYDEQGRLQAHSVSQREKNLFQRRYNYDANGNLAGIDDSCKGNRSFHYDPLDRLTSVRGATPETFAHDPAGNLLGQNNEGTANLANVKGNRLLMQGDRHYDYDAYGNLIRERRGTGQKLVTEYRYDCQHRLIGVSLPGGSNASYKYDAFGRRIEKTVDGYTTEFLWQGERLIAESGDNRYRTYIYEPGSFRPLAMLDGEGPRKATPFYYQLDHLGTPQELTDYSGEIMWSAKYRAYGNLAALDVSEIDNPLRFQGQYFDAETGLHYNRHRYYNPGTGRFLTPDPIKLAGGLNNYQYVPNPTGWVDPLGLNSCPGNNKDSQSGDVSDPTKKAVVNDGEPNPPTMTRAERQARIHELTEAMAYKELKAMEDLSPRYHFLEKHGAQTTTQSQMDRAATGKNPTTGVIETYGNGKPITPNSTRYTSHKAQLTAIKRAMRIYKNTGNKALAERPMSMGGTIGEGFKKGGTKYKQQTKAVTILDDNGLPKTSFPKYEK; from the coding sequence ATGAGCATTTTGATGGGTGAGATTGTTGCCAATCTCAATGCAAAACAGCCTGATGCTCAGGCCATCATCAGCGACTTCAAGAAGTGCCTGAAGGATTATCGCGAGCATGCCGAAGCCTGGTACGGCGGCATTCTGGATGCAGAGCAACAGTTCAAGGTCGGTGACGAAGTCGGTACGGCAGACAAGGACAGCAAAAAGGAAAATACCCTTTATGCCAACTGCCCTGCCAACGGCAAACTCAAACTTGTACATAGTTTTGAGTCTGCGCGTTTTGTACCTATCGGCAATACGCCGGTGCGACTGGTGCCGGTGGAGAATGGCAAGCTCTACGGAAAGAACGAAGTCGGTCAACCGATCAACGTCAAAATCGGTCCAAGCGGGATTCTGGAGGTCACTGGCCTCAAACCGCATCAGCAATATGAAATCACTTTTTTCCCGAATCCCACCAAGGCCCAGATCGATAGCCTGTTCAACTCCTATCAAGGCGTAATCGGGGACCTTAGCGGCTGGCTGCAAACAGAGTGGACCACCGACTTTCTGCCACTCTGGCAAGCGCATACCAATGCATCCATGGCTGGACGGGCATTGCAGCAATTGGAGTCGGCGTGGAAGGGGTTCCTCAAGGCGATCATGGGGCTGTGGGGGGACATCAAAAGTCTCTACGACCTGGTTGCACACCCTCGGGAAAACTACGAAAAACTAAAAAAATTCTTCACCGAAGAACAGATAAAGAAGATCTATAACGCTTCAAAAGAAGCCATTCAAACAGCCCTGCTGATCGCCAGTGACGAGCCACTTATGTGGATCTACGTCGCAGCTATCGTAGCTTGGGTCAAGATGCTGCCTCCGCAGACCTGCACTGAAGTGCTGGCAGAACTGACTACGGAAGTACTGCTGAACATCCTGATCGGTATTGTTTTGACGGGCGGGATCGGTTTGGCCGTCCGTATTGGCACCAAGGGCCTTAATGCTGCAAGGAACAGCGGCAAGGTCATGTCACTGATTGAAGACTTCACGTCGATGCTGATGAAGATCAGCAAGAAGAATGCGACAGCACACGCCGATACGGCGAAACCGTTAATGCTCAACGGCAATTCGCCACTGAACCAGGCGAGAAAGGCGAGCGTAGAAATTGCGCCTCCAAAACCCGCAGAGACCGCCACACCACCAAAGAAAAAACCACCCGTTTCCGGAGGTGCTGTAGAGACGGATGCGCAGATTCATGCACGCGGCAAGAAGGAGAACAGCACCCGCGCTCAACAACAGGAAAAAGTAGACAACGCGCCCGACCAGTCCAAAAACCCGGCGGATCAACCTGCTCAGTGCGCCGATAAGACCTGCACTAACGGTGAACCGGTATCGATGGTTACCGGCGAGGAATTGCTGACGCTCACTGACGGCATATTGGGTGGGCTGCTACCCATTGAATGGACACGTCTCTATCGCAGCAGCGCGGTTGAAATCGACGGGCGTCTCGGCCATGGCTGGAGCCACTCCCTATCCCATCGCCTGCAAATCAACGATGAAGGCGTGTTGTGGACTGATAACGAAAACCGTCAGACCCGCTTCCCGGTGCCGACCGAACAACGGCCAGCCATCACCAACAGTCTGGCTCAGGCGGCGATTTATCTGGGCAGTGCGCCGGGTGAACTGATCCTCACCCAAGCAGGAGCAAAACCACGCTTTTATCATTTCCGCGCAGACCGCCTGACGACGGTCAGTGACTCTTACGGAAATCAGGTGCATATCAGCTATGACCTGGTGGGGCGGATCCAGCGCATCGATAACGGTGCTGGCCGCGCGTTGCTGTTGCGCTACGACGATCGCCATATCGTTGCCGTTGATCAGCAACAGCAGCGTTCTGAGTATGACGAGCGCGGTGAGCGTCAGGATCCTTGGCTGACCATTCAGAACCTTGTCACCTACCGGTATAACGCTCGCAACCAATTGGTCTCGGCATCCAATGCCGCAGGGGAAACCGAGCATTACCGCTACAACGATCAGCACGTCATTCTCGAGCGACAACTGGCCGGTGGCGCCAGTTTTTTCTGGGAATGGGAACGTGAAGGCAAACTTTCCCGTTGCGTACGTCATTGGGCCAACTATTCGCAACTGGAAGCTCGCTACGAGTGGGATGACAAAGGCACGGTTACGGTTCACAACGCCGATGGCAGTGAACAGGTTTACGTGCATGACGAAAATGCACGGCTGATCAGTGAAACCGCTGCCGATGGTGCTGAAACGCAAAATGCCTATGACGATCAGGGACGTCTGGTTGCTGTAAAAGATCCAATGGGAGCCATCACCGAGTATCAATACAGCGATGCCGGACGATTGATGGCTGTCATCCCTCCGGAAGAGGAACCAACCCTCTACAACTACTTCGATGGGCAACTGATTGAAGTCAAACGTGGCAAGGCCCGTTGGCAGTACGACCGCAATCAACAAGGCGACATCACCCAGCAAATCGACCCGCAGGGCAACGAAACCCGCTACAACTACGACGGCCAGGGCCGACTGCTGGAAATTCATCACCCTGATGGCAGTCGCCATCAACTGGGCTGGAACAATCTCGGTCAATTGCTGGAGGAACGTCTTCCGGACGGTGGTCAGCGCAAGTATCGCTACGATGCACTTGGACGGCAGATCACCCGCCAGGACGAATTCGGCGCCATCACCCATTATCAATGGGACGCCGTCGACCGCCTGACTCAGGTCACCCTCCCCGGCGGCGCCACCCGAGCCTTCACCTACAACCCGTACGGACGCGTCACCGCCGAACGCGATGAGCTCGGCCGCATCACCCGCTACGAATACGCCGACAACCTGCATCTGGTCAGCCGCCGCATCAATTCCGACGGCAGCCAATTGCGCTATCGCTACGACAACGCCGGTCTGCTACTCACTGAAATCGAAAACGAACGCGGCGAGCACTACAAGCTCGACTACTACGCCAATGGCCTGATCCAGCAGGAAACCGGTTTCGACGGCCGCCGCACCGCTTACGAATACGACCTCAACGGTCAATTGCTGAAGAAAACCGAATTCGGCGACGACGGCAGCGAACTGATCACCGAATATCAGCGTGATGCTGCCGGGCGGCTGCTGGTAAAAACCCTCGCCGATGGCGAAGAGATTCACTACAGCTACGATGCCCTGGGCCGTTTGGTGAATGTCGACGACGGTCACTGGCCGCTGGCCTACGAATACGACGTGCAGGATCGCCTGATCACCGAACACCAGGGTTGGGGCACCACACGTTACGAATACGACAGCGTCGGACAACTGAGTCACTGCCGCCTCCCCGACGGCAGCACACTCGACTACCGCCACTTGTCCGGCGGACGTCTGAGCAGCATCGACCTCAACGGCTCACGCCTGACCAGCCACCAATTCAGCGCCGGTCGCGAACAGCAACGCCAACAAGGACTGCTGCTCAGCCAATACCAGTACGACGAACAAGGTCGCCTGCAAGCGCACAGCGTCAGCCAGCGTGAAAAAAACCTGTTCCAGCGTCGCTATAACTACGACGCCAACGGCAACCTCGCCGGCATCGACGACAGCTGCAAGGGTAATCGCAGCTTCCATTACGACCCGCTGGACCGCTTGACCAGCGTACGTGGCGCGACACCGGAAACCTTCGCCCACGACCCGGCTGGCAACCTGCTGGGCCAGAACAACGAAGGCACAGCCAACCTCGCCAACGTCAAAGGCAACCGTCTGCTGATGCAGGGCGACCGCCACTACGACTACGACGCCTATGGCAACCTGATCCGCGAACGCCGTGGCACCGGACAGAAACTCGTCACCGAATATCGCTACGACTGCCAGCATCGACTGATCGGTGTCAGCCTGCCGGGCGGCAGTAATGCATCCTATAAGTACGACGCCTTCGGTCGCCGCATCGAGAAAACTGTCGATGGCTATACCACCGAATTCTTGTGGCAAGGCGAACGCCTGATCGCCGAAAGCGGTGACAACCGTTATCGCACTTACATCTATGAACCTGGCAGCTTCCGCCCACTGGCCATGCTCGACGGCGAAGGCCCGCGTAAGGCGACGCCGTTCTACTATCAACTCGATCATCTGGGCACACCGCAGGAACTCACCGACTACAGTGGCGAGATCATGTGGTCGGCGAAGTACCGCGCCTACGGCAACCTCGCGGCGCTGGACGTCAGCGAAATAGACAACCCGTTGCGATTCCAGGGTCAGTATTTTGATGCCGAGACGGGCCTACACTACAACCGTCATCGCTACTACAATCCGGGGACTGGGCGGTTTCTGACACCGGATCCGATCAAGCTTGCGGGTGGGTTGAATAACTACCAGTACGTGCCTAACCCTACGGGGTGGGTGGATCCACTGGGATTGAATAGCTGTCCTGGTAATAACAAGGATTCGCAATCAGGGGATGTTAGCGATCCGACAAAGAAAGCTGTTGTTAATGACGGAGAACCTAATCCACCAACGATGACGCGGGCTGAGCGCCAAGCTAGGATTCATGAGCTAACAGAAGCAATGGCATACAAGGAGCTAAAAGCGATGGAAGATCTTTCGCCTAGGTATCATTTCCTTGAAAAACATGGCGCACAGACTACCACTCAGTCACAGATGGATAGAGCAGCGACAGGCAAGAACCCAACCACCGGCGTAATTGAAACCTACGGAAATGGAAAGCCGATAACTCCGAACTCAACACGATACACCAGCCACAAAGCACAACTTACAGCTATTAAACGCGCGATGCGCATATACAAAAACACCGGCAATAAAGCGTTAGCTGAGCGTCCTATGAGCATGGGCGGAACCATCGGAGAAGGCTTCAAAAAGGGCGGAACAAAATACAAACAACAAACAAAAGCCGTGACAATTCTCGACGATAACGGCCTACCTAAAACATCATTTCCGAAATATGAAAAATGA
- a CDS encoding DUF4123 domain-containing protein produces the protein MPSNRLTPKDWLAQQPLQKDERLYLVISAASDAEALKALYQSEPSVQAIPVWGGTPYSTWQPVMPYVAELKANSAFLPWITETDALDWGWLAVSRSEPNEVFEHLRSLTQVKMPDGTEVFFRFWDGRHIYPILEGLGETAGEVLPVFQRYLINGRSLEVGPRVVPKAKDWPWWEVPKDLLDSLMAENPSTVIGNMMQWLQEEHADLYFSFPESNLQKKVARFVKRTPLTEENFTGLLKAHLESEVAV, from the coding sequence GTGCCATCTAATCGACTGACACCCAAGGATTGGCTGGCACAACAGCCGTTGCAGAAAGACGAGCGGCTGTATCTGGTCATCAGCGCAGCCAGCGATGCCGAAGCGCTCAAGGCCTTGTATCAGAGCGAACCGTCCGTGCAGGCCATTCCCGTCTGGGGCGGAACGCCCTACTCCACCTGGCAACCGGTGATGCCTTACGTCGCCGAACTCAAGGCCAACTCGGCCTTCCTGCCCTGGATCACCGAAACCGACGCCCTCGACTGGGGCTGGCTGGCGGTCTCCCGCTCGGAGCCCAACGAAGTTTTCGAACATCTGCGCAGTTTGACCCAGGTGAAGATGCCGGACGGGACCGAGGTGTTTTTCCGGTTCTGGGATGGGCGGCATATCTATCCGATTCTTGAAGGGCTGGGCGAGACCGCTGGGGAAGTGCTGCCGGTGTTTCAGCGGTATCTGATTAATGGGCGGAGCCTGGAAGTCGGGCCGAGGGTGGTGCCGAAGGCGAAGGATTGGCCGTGGTGGGAGGTGCCGAAAGATCTGCTGGACAGCTTGATGGCCGAAAACCCGTCGACCGTAATCGGCAACATGATGCAGTGGCTGCAGGAAGAGCATGCCGACCTGTACTTTTCGTTCCCGGAATCGAATCTGCAAAAGAAAGTGGCGCGCTTCGTAAAACGCACGCCACTCACGGAAGAAAATTTTACCGGCCTGCTGAAGGCCCATCTGGAAAGTGAGGTGGCTGTATGA
- the tssI gene encoding type VI secretion system tip protein TssI/VgrG yields MFAPANETHFALTIEGLSADFQVFTLTGREAISQPFVFEVELVSEQPTLDLETLLHKPAFLQLSPDGSGIHGLIYRAAQGDSGKRLTRYSVTLRPQLAYLAHRVNQRIFQNLSVPKIIGKVLEEHGIQGNAYEFQTGSIYPERIYCVQYDESDLHFIQRLCEEEGIHYHFQHSATGHKLVFGDDQTVFKKLAPVAYQQDSGMVASDPVIKRFDLRLETRTSRTTRRDYDFEKPRITLESENRGDALPDLEDYDYPGRFVDRERGKHLAKRALERHRSDFQLAEGKSDQPLLVSGHFLALKEHPKAKWNDLWLLTEVLHEGKQPQVLEESVTSDTTALKDDFHQGYRNRFQATPWDVPNRPPLRHPKPRLLGSQSAVVTGPKGEEIHCDEYGRVKVQFHWDRDGLADDKTSCWLRVSSAWAGAQYGGIAIPRIGMEVLVTFLEGDPDQPLISGCLYHKENTVPYALPANKTRTTFKTLSSMGGGGFNELRIEDKKGQEQIFLHAQRDWDENIEHDQKIRVGNERHDVVEKNSYTEFKAEEHHTVYADRKVEARANDHLTVGVNQHIKIGTGQFIDAGQEIHLSSGMKVVLEAGAELTLVGGGSFIKIDGGGVTMSGPAININSGGGPGSGTGAAPLMPGVLKQADADKAGAVLTPAQINTLKRNAPFCEECEKCKAGACAI; encoded by the coding sequence ATGTTCGCGCCGGCCAATGAAACCCACTTTGCCCTGACCATCGAAGGTCTTTCCGCCGACTTTCAGGTGTTTACCCTGACCGGCCGGGAAGCCATCAGCCAGCCTTTTGTGTTCGAGGTGGAGCTGGTCAGTGAGCAGCCGACGCTGGACCTCGAAACCCTGCTGCACAAACCGGCCTTTTTGCAACTGTCGCCCGACGGCAGCGGCATCCACGGCCTGATCTACCGCGCCGCGCAAGGCGATTCCGGCAAGCGCCTGACGCGCTACTCCGTGACCCTGCGCCCGCAACTGGCGTACCTGGCGCACCGGGTCAACCAGCGGATCTTCCAGAACCTCAGCGTGCCGAAAATCATCGGCAAGGTCCTCGAAGAACACGGCATCCAGGGCAACGCCTACGAATTCCAGACCGGCTCGATCTACCCCGAGCGTATCTACTGCGTGCAGTACGACGAATCGGACCTGCATTTCATCCAGCGCCTGTGCGAAGAAGAAGGCATTCACTACCACTTCCAGCACAGCGCCACGGGCCACAAACTGGTGTTCGGCGATGACCAGACGGTGTTTAAGAAACTGGCGCCAGTAGCCTATCAGCAGGACTCCGGGATGGTCGCCAGCGACCCGGTGATCAAGCGCTTCGACCTGCGCCTGGAAACCCGCACCAGCCGCACCACCCGCCGCGATTACGACTTCGAAAAACCGCGGATCACCCTCGAAAGCGAAAACCGCGGCGACGCCCTGCCCGACCTCGAGGACTACGATTACCCGGGCCGTTTCGTCGACCGCGAACGCGGCAAACACCTGGCCAAACGCGCCCTCGAACGTCATCGCAGCGACTTCCAGCTCGCCGAAGGCAAGAGCGACCAGCCGTTGCTGGTCAGCGGCCATTTCCTCGCACTCAAAGAACACCCGAAGGCCAAGTGGAATGACCTGTGGCTGCTCACCGAAGTCCTGCATGAAGGCAAGCAGCCGCAAGTGCTGGAAGAGTCGGTCACCAGCGACACCACCGCGTTGAAAGACGATTTCCATCAGGGCTACCGCAACCGCTTCCAGGCCACCCCGTGGGACGTGCCGAACCGCCCGCCCCTGCGCCACCCGAAACCGCGCCTCCTCGGCAGCCAGAGCGCCGTGGTCACCGGGCCAAAAGGTGAAGAAATCCACTGCGACGAATACGGCCGCGTCAAAGTCCAGTTCCACTGGGACCGCGACGGACTCGCCGACGACAAGACCAGCTGCTGGCTGCGCGTATCTTCCGCCTGGGCCGGCGCCCAGTACGGCGGCATCGCCATCCCGCGCATCGGCATGGAAGTGCTGGTCACCTTCCTCGAAGGCGACCCCGACCAGCCGCTGATCAGCGGCTGCCTGTACCACAAGGAAAACACCGTCCCCTACGCCCTGCCGGCGAACAAGACCCGCACCACCTTCAAGACCCTGAGCTCGATGGGTGGCGGCGGCTTCAACGAACTGCGCATCGAAGACAAGAAAGGCCAGGAACAGATCTTCCTCCACGCCCAGCGCGACTGGGACGAGAACATCGAACACGACCAGAAAATCCGCGTCGGCAACGAACGCCACGACGTCGTGGAAAAAAACAGCTACACGGAATTCAAGGCCGAAGAACACCACACCGTTTACGCCGACCGCAAAGTCGAAGCGCGGGCCAACGATCACCTGACCGTGGGCGTGAACCAGCACATCAAGATCGGCACCGGGCAATTCATCGACGCGGGGCAGGAAATTCACCTGAGCAGCGGGATGAAGGTGGTGCTGGAGGCTGGGGCTGAGCTGACGTTGGTCGGCGGTGGCAGCTTCATCAAGATCGATGGCGGCGGCGTGACCATGAGCGGGCCGGCGATCAACATCAACTCGGGCGGTGGACCGGGCAGCGGCACGGGGGCGGCACCGTTGATGCCGGGCGTACTGAAACAGGCGGATGCCGACAAGGCTGGCGCCGTACTGACGCCGGCGCAAATCAACACCCTCAAACGTAATGCGCCGTTCTGCGAAGAATGTGAAAAATGCAAGGCAGGTGCCTGTGCCATCTAA
- a CDS encoding Hcp family type VI secretion system effector produces the protein MATPAYMSVTGEKQGLITAGAFTADSVGNTYQEGHEDQVMVQAFSHDVIIPRDPQSGQPTGQRVHKPVIITKVYDKASPLLQAALTSGERMSEIVIQWYRTSAQGTQEHYYTTKLEDAIIVAINNKMHNCQDPGNSHFTHLEEVQFTYRKITWTHEVSGTSGSDDWRAPVV, from the coding sequence ATGGCAACACCAGCGTACATGTCGGTTACCGGCGAAAAACAAGGCCTGATCACTGCCGGCGCCTTCACCGCCGACTCCGTTGGCAACACCTACCAGGAAGGTCACGAAGACCAGGTCATGGTTCAGGCGTTCAGCCACGACGTGATCATCCCGCGTGACCCGCAATCCGGTCAGCCAACCGGTCAACGCGTTCACAAGCCAGTGATCATCACCAAGGTCTACGACAAGGCTTCGCCACTGCTGCAAGCTGCTCTGACCTCCGGCGAGCGCATGAGCGAAATCGTTATCCAGTGGTACCGCACTTCGGCTCAAGGTACCCAAGAGCACTACTACACCACCAAACTGGAAGACGCGATCATCGTCGCCATCAACAACAAAATGCACAACTGCCAGGATCCAGGCAACTCGCACTTCACCCACCTGGAAGAAGTGCAGTTCACCTACCGCAAAATCACCTGGACCCACGAAGTATCCGGTACTTCGGGTTCCGATGACTGGCGTGCTCCAGTCGTTTAA
- the hglS gene encoding 2-oxoadipate dioxygenase/decarboxylase HglS, producing MTVQPFVSPDLIRQRFSKAMSDMYREEVPLYGALMELVEQTNRDVLARQPQIASQLHSTGEIERLDMERHGAIRVGTATELATLTRLFAVMGMQPVGYYDLTPAGVPVHSTAFRAVHEDALQVSPFRVFTSLLRLELIEDPELRAFAESVLDKRSIFTPSALRLIEQAESAGGLSESEAEEFVLQALETFRWHHSATVTAAQYQTLSAQHRLIADVVAFKGPHINHLTPRTLDIDIVQAQMPLHGITPKAVIEGPPRRQHPILLRQTSFKALDEPIAFTDQTQTRGSHSARFGEIEQRGAALTPKGRALYDRLLNAARDELGDFPNEGNASRYNALMARHFSEFPDSLEGMREQELAYFRYFLTDKGSRPADVSLQGLLRDGYVKAEPLVYEDFLPVSAAGIFQSNLGDTAQAHYGEHSNRQAFELALGRSTIDELGLYAETQQRSIEECLASIARSA from the coding sequence ATGACCGTGCAGCCTTTCGTCAGCCCCGACCTGATCCGCCAACGCTTCTCCAAAGCGATGTCCGACATGTACCGCGAAGAAGTGCCGCTGTACGGCGCCTTGATGGAACTGGTGGAACAGACCAACCGCGACGTGCTGGCACGCCAGCCGCAAATCGCCAGTCAACTGCACAGTACCGGCGAAATCGAACGGCTGGACATGGAGCGCCACGGTGCAATCCGCGTTGGCACCGCCACCGAGCTGGCCACCCTCACCCGCCTGTTTGCGGTGATGGGCATGCAACCGGTGGGTTATTACGACCTGACCCCTGCCGGGGTGCCAGTGCACTCCACAGCGTTTCGCGCGGTGCATGAAGATGCGCTGCAGGTCAGCCCGTTCCGGGTGTTCACTTCGTTGCTGCGACTGGAGTTGATTGAAGATCCTGAGCTGCGGGCCTTTGCTGAGTCAGTGCTGGATAAGCGTTCGATCTTTACGCCTTCGGCGCTGAGGCTGATTGAACAGGCCGAGTCCGCTGGCGGCCTGAGTGAATCCGAGGCTGAGGAATTTGTCCTGCAAGCGCTGGAGACTTTTCGCTGGCACCACAGCGCCACCGTCACCGCCGCGCAATACCAGACCCTCAGCGCCCAGCATCGTCTGATTGCCGATGTCGTGGCCTTCAAAGGCCCGCACATCAACCACCTGACCCCGCGCACGCTGGACATCGACATCGTCCAGGCGCAGATGCCGCTGCACGGCATCACGCCCAAAGCGGTGATCGAAGGCCCACCGCGTCGGCAGCACCCGATCCTGTTGCGTCAGACCAGTTTCAAGGCGCTGGACGAGCCGATCGCCTTCACCGACCAGACGCAAACCCGCGGCAGCCACAGCGCACGCTTCGGTGAAATCGAACAACGGGGCGCGGCGCTGACTCCCAAGGGCCGTGCGTTGTACGACCGACTGCTGAACGCGGCGCGCGATGAGCTGGGCGATTTCCCCAACGAAGGAAACGCCTCACGCTACAACGCGCTGATGGCCCGGCACTTCAGCGAATTCCCTGACAGCCTCGAGGGCATGCGCGAGCAGGAACTGGCGTATTTCCGTTATTTCCTGACAGACAAAGGAAGTCGTCCCGCTGACGTTTCGCTGCAAGGGTTATTACGCGACGGCTATGTGAAAGCCGAGCCGCTGGTGTACGAAGATTTCCTGCCGGTGAGTGCGGCAGGGATTTTTCAGTCGAACCTGGGGGATACGGCACAGGCGCACTATGGCGAACATTCCAACCGGCAGGCGTTCGAGTTGGCCCTTGGGCGTTCGACCATTGATGAGTTGGGGTTGTACGCCGAAACCCAGCAACGCTCGATCGAGGAATGCCTCGCTTCAATCGCCCGATCCGCGTAA
- a CDS encoding alpha/beta fold hydrolase: protein MLLLFVALAVFVAWSWLSYPAVGHWLYDLSAALEARLYRLHKIEVPIAEMTVSTWQGGPYEASSSILMLHGYSAEKNLWLRFARHFVGQYRVIIPDLAGHGETGFKAGGGYDIPVQAKRMIQLLDVCGVEKVHVIGNSMGGYIAAWLAATYPDRIASVALIDPAGVTAPEPSDMERHLARGHNPFLINSREEFRRFYAMTMASPPWVPGLVLDAIAQRYEQCRDELEEIFRDFRASPPMEPKLPDIKCPGLLLWGRKDRLIDVSSVPVWSKGIANLRVDVWDGVGHMPMVEQPSNTARLYREFLGENSRQDR from the coding sequence ATGCTTTTGCTGTTTGTCGCCCTCGCGGTTTTCGTGGCCTGGAGCTGGTTGAGTTATCCGGCAGTCGGCCACTGGCTCTACGATCTGAGCGCGGCCCTGGAGGCCAGGCTGTACCGGTTGCACAAGATTGAAGTACCGATTGCCGAAATGACCGTGTCGACCTGGCAAGGCGGGCCTTATGAAGCATCGAGCAGCATTCTGATGCTGCACGGCTACAGCGCCGAAAAGAACCTGTGGCTGCGCTTCGCCCGGCATTTTGTCGGGCAGTACCGGGTGATCATCCCGGACCTGGCCGGCCACGGCGAAACCGGCTTCAAGGCCGGCGGCGGCTATGACATCCCGGTGCAGGCCAAGCGCATGATCCAGTTGCTCGATGTCTGCGGCGTCGAGAAAGTCCACGTGATCGGCAACTCCATGGGCGGCTACATTGCCGCGTGGCTGGCGGCGACCTACCCGGATCGCATCGCTTCGGTGGCGCTGATCGACCCGGCCGGCGTCACCGCGCCCGAGCCCAGCGACATGGAGCGCCACCTGGCCCGTGGGCACAATCCGTTTCTGATCAATTCCCGGGAAGAATTCCGACGTTTCTATGCGATGACCATGGCCTCGCCACCCTGGGTGCCCGGTCTGGTGCTGGACGCGATTGCCCAGCGTTACGAACAATGCCGCGACGAACTGGAAGAGATCTTCCGCGACTTTCGCGCCAGCCCGCCAATGGAGCCAAAACTCCCAGACATCAAATGCCCGGGGCTGTTGCTCTGGGGCCGCAAGGATCGGTTGATCGACGTCAGCAGCGTGCCGGTCTGGAGCAAGGGCATTGCCAATCTGCGGGTCGATGTCTGGGACGGCGTCGGTCACATGCCGATGGTCGAACAGCCGTCGAACACGGCACGTCTGTATCGGGAGTTCCTGGGGGAGAATTCGCGTCAGGACAGGTAA